A DNA window from Lepidochelys kempii isolate rLepKem1 chromosome 9, rLepKem1.hap2, whole genome shotgun sequence contains the following coding sequences:
- the NEXMIF gene encoding neurite extension and migration factor isoform X1, protein MDDQQDKDCASEDHETILINGVKENESHDPDSDGKPCTAADTAVTFSALTVAQKENQVCHRVLPPLTSRKPCLLSPPSPLRLTDVPENTSDDSSAHAISLTSCVTKSMSSWSLPGDCEKAPFTIMEPGGMSALTGDCLMQPSRTCLGCFIESKDGIDAEPGISLKVGDINRDYDTCSVSDIGIHCMSTGETMRYGDQLLSDQLLSFPMHKSRAADKRDAEKSDSDSEDPTQKNYYEGLLSDKCNGEEPLLTNPNQEWGYFESFISESKIELLDLCSKNELSVNLFSEEDVDNYMFDDDDSTLGSDVCSLKIRYESFQDNVREKTNALQEDAQFNFFPSVFGNCTKRDNKSTLKRGAGGGADPSQFKSEEGIIWGEEEEDGEEEDGEEEKEKAALNKTCNTEVVQYIGSKRSHFLDSVNSTEDSGEFSDDSTCTESSDDVLRDIKDCSRYLSREHSNSFIQQNYGLRAKRKVRYSDDYLYDVDSIESEKILDKKEWLPDGPKEEDDDEWCPKKRRKVSRKEPPVIIKYIIINRFKGEKHMLVKLSKVDANETTVTLSEELLSKYEKLAPLKGFWQERQQSRMDYLRSSLYHKQNFYLNGSDVSFLPHPRKRKCKLANRHRIQRIKAIEQSVNKLGSCSSDQKQPCSSKEDAGLKGMQTLAIATPSCANGLHLNDITGIASVKYKSQEREYKGTERKVLRRIKFKSEARLKCKKIKAATNTGEISPALENQDTAASLKDENIPCASETSHISECQEDKVAKNSTFLPATCSPDKPLPPANITTNVPLIPGGYLQTLLDASDLSSNTGISYFTQHPAERQHSLPSIVQAEKQFSALQTAQSCVLSPPSESELQQSPGHLEIEQSNFSSMWPANKAASSNHQEFASDMREASALSNEFGGSAGADNLPASGYSQVNLNSSKLLYQKKYVPDNQQVQSDDSYQSCHFNNGEGRFHFQRGTLSTDDGRLISFDSVGSLSVSSSNYSSLSLKSCEKDGEDDINDDFLAHCSPKLVIQQSIDEITPLKESTDLLDISNFTPDKFRQSSLSEMSPPDTPNLSPQITVSDTKSLSNLKGFQETTQTVLSNTDKVKWNCGVLQTQDQADSGFTLNNHQFQFHMFNDEDSVGLLEKSPCLSTFNEPSGQISTNSKVSKSKRKSSSSKNVGTNQSSPQKNTRKKSPKTNKGTDKPQSKNSRQTPKSTRKGKNAAGVNGEKAQAAGSRTVNQLNNTASTTKALAECIQHRSPTSVKIGKHNGLSGEWSLRKDNSTGWSETSIANTNNLLDDDQREFEEPSNILSNIASGMADVQRFMMASIEPLWGPVGHNSVPDIFRSPESNSLKLKTLKILAGTSQESKKKGNGNSPGTAKNHKSSNKGSSKNNGKATTCDPSRPNCSTGYNIDIHSPFFDKSYSNLSTLGNNGPTHKKLYRHKSSSKSLRDENCKVKRTDREQTHKDPSVTASFEKLR, encoded by the exons ATGGATGACCAACAAGATAAGGATTGTGCCTCAGAAGACCATGAAACTATCCTGATTAATGGGGTGAAAGAAAATG AGTCACATGACCCAGACAGTGATGGGAAGCCTTGCACTGCTGCAGATACTGCGGTTACGTTTTCAGCCTTGACAGTAGCTCAGAAGGAAAATCAAGTGTGCCACCGAGTGCTGCCTCCTCTGACTTCAAGGAAGCCCTGTTTGTTGagccctccttctcctctgagaCTCACTGATGTACCTGAGAACACTTCAGATGACTCGTCCGCACACGCTATTTCTCTTACATCTTGTGTGACAAAGAGCATGAGCTCCTGGTCTCTGCCAGGCGATTGTGAGAAGGCTCCATTCACAATTATGGAGCCCGGAGGCATGTCAGCTCTGACTGGTGACTGCTTGATGCAGCCAAGCCGGACCTGTCTAGGCTGCTTTATTGAATCAAAGGACGGCATTGATGCAGAGCCGGGAATAAGCTTGAAAGTGGGTGATATAAATAGGGATTATGACACCTGTTCAGTCTCTGATATAGGGATTCACTGCATGAGCACAGGAGAAACCATGAGATATGGGGATCAGCTGCTTTCAGACCAGCTTTTAAGCTTCCCTATGCATAAATCGAGGGCAGCAGACAAAAGAGATGCAGAGAAATCTGACAGTGATTCAGAGGACCCCACTCAGAAAAATTATTACGAGGGATTACTATCAGACAAATGCAATGGTGAGGAACCTTTGCTAACAAATCCCAACCAGGAGTGGGGCTATTTCGAATCTTTCATTAGTGAAAGTAAAATTGAGCTGCTTGACCTTTGCTCCAAAAATGAGCTTTCTGTAAACTTGTTTTCTGAGGAAGATGTGGATAATTATatgtttgatgatgatgattcaaCCTTGGGAAGTGACGTCTGCTCCTTAAAGATTAGATATGAATCTTTCCAAGACAACGTGAGGGAGAAGACCAATGCCCTGCAAGAGGATGCCCAGTTCAACTTCTTTCCCAGCGTGTTTGGCAACTGCACTAAAAGGGACAACAAGAGCACCCTCAAGAGGGGGGCTGGTGGTGGGGCTGATCCTTCCCAATTCAAATCCGAGGAGGGCATcatttggggggaggaagaggaggatggagaggaggaggacggggaggaggagaaggagaaagctGCCTTAAATAAAACTTGCAACACAGAGGTGGTACAGTATATAGGCTCTAAAAGGAGCCACTTCTTGGACTCTGTGAATTCCACAGAGGACTCTGGGGAGTTCAGCGATGACAGCACCTGCACGGAGTCCTCGGATGATGTGCTGCGGGATATAAAGGATTGTAGCAGGTATCTGTCCAGGGAACATTCCAATTCCTTCATTCAGCAGAACTATGGACTGCGGGCAAAGAGGAAAGTACGATACAGCGATGATTACTTGTACGATGTGGATTCCATTGAGAGTGAGAAGATTCTGGATAAGAAAGAGTGGCTCCCGGATGGACCCAAAGAGGAAGATGACGACGAATGGTGCCCAAAGAAAAGGCGAAAAGTCTCTCGCAAGGAGCCCCCGGTTATCATCAAGTACATCATCATTAACAGATTTAAAGGGGAGAAGCATATGCTGGTGAAGCTCAGTAAAGTCGATGCCAATGAGACTACTGTTACCCTAAGTGAGGAACTGCTCAGCAAGTATGAAAAACTGGCCCCACTGAAGGGCTTCTGGCAAGAGAGGCAGCAGAGCCGGATGGATTATCTTAGATCGTCTCTTTACCACAAACAGAATTTCTATCTTAATGGCTCGGATGTCTCATTCCTCCCTCACCCGAGAAAGCGAAAATGCAAACTAGCAAACAGGCACAGGATTCAAAGAATTAAAGCCATTGAGCAATCGGTGAACAAACTGGGCTCCTGCTCCTCTGATCAGAAGCAGCCTTGCAGCAGTAAAGAAGATGCAGGCCTGAAAGGGATGCAGACATTAGCCATCGCTACCCCCAGCTGCGCAAATGGATTACATTTAAATGACATCACAGGCATTGCCTCAGTGAAGTACAAATCACAGGAAAGGGAATATAAGGGAACAGAGAGGAAAGTGCTACGCCGAATCAAATTCAAAAGTGAAGCCCGATTGAAATGCAAGAAAATCAAAGCTGCCACAAATACAGGAGAAATCTCCCCTGCTTTGGAAAATCAGGACACAGCAGCTAGTTTGAAGGATGAAAATATTCCTTGTGCTTCAGAGACCTCCCATATTTCTGAGTGCCAGGAGGATAAGGTTGCTAAAAATTCTACTTTCCTGCCAGCCACCTGCTCTCCAGACAAGCCTCTACCACCTGCTAATATCACCACCAATGTACCCCTGATCCCCGGCGGGTATCTGCAGACATTGTTAGATGCTTCTGATTTGTCAAGTAACACTGGTATCTCATACTTCACCCAGCATCCTGCTGAACGGCAGCATTCCCTCCCTAGCATTGTTCAGGCAGAAAAGCAGTTCTCTGCTCTGCAGACAGCCCAGAGTTGTGTGCTGTCCCCGCCTTCTGAATCTGAACTGCAGCAGTCACCTGGCCACTTAGAAATTGAGCAGAGCAACTTCAGTAGCATGTGGCCAGCAAACAAGGCTGCTAGCAGCAACCATCAGGAATTTGCAAGTGACATGAGGGAGGCTTCTGCATTATCAAATGAGTTTGGTGGCTCAGCAGGAGCAGATAACCTCCCAGCCTCTGGATATAGTCAAGTAAATCTGAATAGCAGCAAATTGCTATACCAAAAAAAATATGTGCCGGATAACCAACAAGTGCAGTCTGATGATTCTTATCAGTCATGCCATTTTAATAATGGAGAGGGGCGCTTTCATTTCCAACGAGGTACACTAAGTACGGATGATGGCAGACTCATTAGTTTTGATTCAGTGGGCTCACTGTCAGTTAGTTCGAGCAATTACAGTTCTTTAAGTCTAAAGTCTTGTGAAAAGGATGGTGAAGATGATATTAATGATGATTTCTTGGCCCACTGCAGTCCCAAACTAGTGATCCAACAAAGTATAGATGAAATAACCCCTTTGAAAGAGTCTACGGACCTTTTAGACATCTCCAACTTCACACCTGATAAGTTCCGTCAGTCATCGCTTTCGGAAATGTCTCCTCCAGACACCCCCAACCTTTCCCCTCAGATAACTGTGTCAGATACCAAATCGCTAAGCAATCTGAAAGGTTTTCAGGAGACCACTCAGACTGTGCTAAGCAATACTGATAAGGTCAAGTGGAACTGTGGGGTTCTCCAGACCCAAGATCAGGCAGATAGTGGGTTTACTTTAAATAATCATCAGTTTCAGTTCCATATGTTCAATGATGAAGATTCTGTTGGCCTCCTTGAAAAAAGTCCATGCTTGTCAACATTTAATGAGCCATCTGGTCAAATTAGCACCAATAGTAAAGTGTCAAAATCTAAGAGGAAAAGTTCATCCAGCAAGAATGTAGGTACAAACCAAAGTTCTCCCCAGAAAAACACCAGGAAAAAATCTCCTAAAACTAACAAAGGAACTGATAAACCACAAAGTAAGAATTCCAGGCAGACTCCCaaatcaacaaggaaagggaaaaATGCAGCTGGAGTCAATGGTGAAAAGGCTCAAGCAGCTGGCAGCAGGACAGTCAATCAGTTAAATAATACAGCCTCAACAACAAAGGCACTAGCTGAATGCATTCAGCACCGCAGCCCAACCTCTGTAAAGATAGGGAAGCATAATGGACTATCTGGTGAATGGTCACTAAGAAAAGACAATAGTACAGGCTGGTCCGAAACTAGCATAGCAAACACTAACAACCTCCTTGATGATGATCAAAGGGAATTTGAGGAACCTTCCAATATTTTATCTAACATTGCATCTGGAATGGCAGATGTTCAGAGATTTATGATGGCCTCAATCGAACCCTTGTGGGGGCCTGTAGGCCATAACAGCGTCCCAGATATATTTCGGTCGCCTGAATCTAACAGCCTGAAATTGAAAACTCTTAAAATTTTGGCAGGGACATCACAAGAGTCCAAGAAAAAGGGAAATGGTAATTCCCCGGGAACTGCGAAGAATCACAAGTCAAGCAACAAGGGCTCAAGCAAAAATAATGGCAAAGCCACAACTTGTGATCCCAGTCGCCCCAACTGTTCAACTGGGTACAATATAGACATTCACTCTCCCTTTTTTGATAAAAGCTATAGTAACCTGAGCACTTTAGGCAATAATGGACCTACCCATAAAAAGCTGTACCGTCATAAATCAAGTTCTAAATCACTGAGGGATGAGAACTGTAAAGTAAAGCGAACAGACCGTGAACAGACCCATAAGGACCCATCTGTGACAGCTTCTTTTGAAAAACTGAGGTAA
- the NEXMIF gene encoding neurite extension and migration factor isoform X2, whose product MDDQQDKDCASEDHETILINGVKENESHDPDSDGKPCTAADTAVTFSALTVAQKENQVCHRVLPPLTSRKPCLLSPPSPLRLTDVPENTSDDSSAHAISLTSCVTKSMSSWSLPGDCEKAPFTIMEPGGMSALTGDCLMQPSRTCLGCFIESKDGIDAEPGISLKVGDINRDYDTCSVSDIGIHCMSTGETMRYGDQLLSDQLLSFPMHKSRAADKRDAEKSDSDSEDPTQKNYYEGLLSDKCNGEEPLLTNPNQEWGYFESFISESKIELLDLCSKNELSVNLFSEEDVDNYMFDDDDSTLGSDVCSLKIRYESFQDNVREKTNALQEDAQFNFFPSVFGNCTKRDNKSTLKRGAGGGADPSQFKSEEGIIWGEEEEDGEEEDGEEEKEKAALNKTCNTEVVQYIGSKRSHFLDSVNSTEDSGEFSDDSTCTESSDDVLRDIKDCSRYLSREHSNSFIQQNYGLRAKRKVRYSDDYLYDVDSIESEKILDKKEWLPDGPKEEDDDEWCPKKRRKVSRKEPPVIIKYIIINRFKGEKHMLVKLSKVDANETTVTLSEELLSKYEKLAPLKGFWQERQQSRMDYLRSSLYHKQNFYLNGSDVSFLPHPRKRKCKLANRHRIQRIKAIEQSVNKLGSCSSDQKQPCSSKEDAGLKGMQTLAIATPSCANGLHLNDITGIASVKYKSQEREYKGTERKVLRRIKFKSEARLKCKKIKAATNTGEISPALENQDTAASLKDENIPCASETSHISECQEDKVAKNSTFLPATCSPDKPLPPANITTNVPLIPGGYLQTLLDASDLSSNTGISYFTQHPAERQHSLPSIVQAEKQFSALQTAQSCVLSPPSESELQQSPGHLEIEQSNFSSMWPANKAASSNHQEFASDMREASALSNEFGGSAGADNLPASGYSQVNLNSSKLLYQKKYVPDNQQVQSDDSYQSCHFNNGEGRFHFQRGTLSTDDGRLISFDSVGSLSVSSSNYSSLSLKSCEKDGEDDINDDFLAHCSPKLVIQQSIDEITPLKESTDLLDISNFTPDKFRQSSLSEMSPPDTPNLSPQITVSDTKSLSNLKGFQETTQTVLSNTDKVKWNCGVLQTQDQADSGFTLNNHQFQFHMFNDEDSVGLLEKSPCLSTFNEPSGQISTNSKVSKSKRKSSSSKNVGTNQSSPQKNTRKKSPKTNKGTDKPQSKNSRQTPKSTRKGKNAAGVNGEKAQAAGSRTVNQLNNTASTTKALAECIQHRSPTSVKIGKHNGLSGEWSLRKDNSTGWSETSIANTNNLLDDDQREFEEPSNILSNIASGMADVQRFMMASIEPLWGPVGHNSVPDIFRSPESNSLKLKTLKILAGTSQESKKKGNGNSPGTAKNHKSSNKGSSKNNGKATTCDPSRPNCSTGYNIDIHSPFFDKSYSNLSTLGNNGPTHKKLYRHKSSSKSLRDENCKVKRTDREQTHKDPSVTASFEKLRESDYILLKAETTSLVLPVFEEETPFSRKTFDVWFFFWFLFVSFKICLVVC is encoded by the exons ATGGATGACCAACAAGATAAGGATTGTGCCTCAGAAGACCATGAAACTATCCTGATTAATGGGGTGAAAGAAAATG AGTCACATGACCCAGACAGTGATGGGAAGCCTTGCACTGCTGCAGATACTGCGGTTACGTTTTCAGCCTTGACAGTAGCTCAGAAGGAAAATCAAGTGTGCCACCGAGTGCTGCCTCCTCTGACTTCAAGGAAGCCCTGTTTGTTGagccctccttctcctctgagaCTCACTGATGTACCTGAGAACACTTCAGATGACTCGTCCGCACACGCTATTTCTCTTACATCTTGTGTGACAAAGAGCATGAGCTCCTGGTCTCTGCCAGGCGATTGTGAGAAGGCTCCATTCACAATTATGGAGCCCGGAGGCATGTCAGCTCTGACTGGTGACTGCTTGATGCAGCCAAGCCGGACCTGTCTAGGCTGCTTTATTGAATCAAAGGACGGCATTGATGCAGAGCCGGGAATAAGCTTGAAAGTGGGTGATATAAATAGGGATTATGACACCTGTTCAGTCTCTGATATAGGGATTCACTGCATGAGCACAGGAGAAACCATGAGATATGGGGATCAGCTGCTTTCAGACCAGCTTTTAAGCTTCCCTATGCATAAATCGAGGGCAGCAGACAAAAGAGATGCAGAGAAATCTGACAGTGATTCAGAGGACCCCACTCAGAAAAATTATTACGAGGGATTACTATCAGACAAATGCAATGGTGAGGAACCTTTGCTAACAAATCCCAACCAGGAGTGGGGCTATTTCGAATCTTTCATTAGTGAAAGTAAAATTGAGCTGCTTGACCTTTGCTCCAAAAATGAGCTTTCTGTAAACTTGTTTTCTGAGGAAGATGTGGATAATTATatgtttgatgatgatgattcaaCCTTGGGAAGTGACGTCTGCTCCTTAAAGATTAGATATGAATCTTTCCAAGACAACGTGAGGGAGAAGACCAATGCCCTGCAAGAGGATGCCCAGTTCAACTTCTTTCCCAGCGTGTTTGGCAACTGCACTAAAAGGGACAACAAGAGCACCCTCAAGAGGGGGGCTGGTGGTGGGGCTGATCCTTCCCAATTCAAATCCGAGGAGGGCATcatttggggggaggaagaggaggatggagaggaggaggacggggaggaggagaaggagaaagctGCCTTAAATAAAACTTGCAACACAGAGGTGGTACAGTATATAGGCTCTAAAAGGAGCCACTTCTTGGACTCTGTGAATTCCACAGAGGACTCTGGGGAGTTCAGCGATGACAGCACCTGCACGGAGTCCTCGGATGATGTGCTGCGGGATATAAAGGATTGTAGCAGGTATCTGTCCAGGGAACATTCCAATTCCTTCATTCAGCAGAACTATGGACTGCGGGCAAAGAGGAAAGTACGATACAGCGATGATTACTTGTACGATGTGGATTCCATTGAGAGTGAGAAGATTCTGGATAAGAAAGAGTGGCTCCCGGATGGACCCAAAGAGGAAGATGACGACGAATGGTGCCCAAAGAAAAGGCGAAAAGTCTCTCGCAAGGAGCCCCCGGTTATCATCAAGTACATCATCATTAACAGATTTAAAGGGGAGAAGCATATGCTGGTGAAGCTCAGTAAAGTCGATGCCAATGAGACTACTGTTACCCTAAGTGAGGAACTGCTCAGCAAGTATGAAAAACTGGCCCCACTGAAGGGCTTCTGGCAAGAGAGGCAGCAGAGCCGGATGGATTATCTTAGATCGTCTCTTTACCACAAACAGAATTTCTATCTTAATGGCTCGGATGTCTCATTCCTCCCTCACCCGAGAAAGCGAAAATGCAAACTAGCAAACAGGCACAGGATTCAAAGAATTAAAGCCATTGAGCAATCGGTGAACAAACTGGGCTCCTGCTCCTCTGATCAGAAGCAGCCTTGCAGCAGTAAAGAAGATGCAGGCCTGAAAGGGATGCAGACATTAGCCATCGCTACCCCCAGCTGCGCAAATGGATTACATTTAAATGACATCACAGGCATTGCCTCAGTGAAGTACAAATCACAGGAAAGGGAATATAAGGGAACAGAGAGGAAAGTGCTACGCCGAATCAAATTCAAAAGTGAAGCCCGATTGAAATGCAAGAAAATCAAAGCTGCCACAAATACAGGAGAAATCTCCCCTGCTTTGGAAAATCAGGACACAGCAGCTAGTTTGAAGGATGAAAATATTCCTTGTGCTTCAGAGACCTCCCATATTTCTGAGTGCCAGGAGGATAAGGTTGCTAAAAATTCTACTTTCCTGCCAGCCACCTGCTCTCCAGACAAGCCTCTACCACCTGCTAATATCACCACCAATGTACCCCTGATCCCCGGCGGGTATCTGCAGACATTGTTAGATGCTTCTGATTTGTCAAGTAACACTGGTATCTCATACTTCACCCAGCATCCTGCTGAACGGCAGCATTCCCTCCCTAGCATTGTTCAGGCAGAAAAGCAGTTCTCTGCTCTGCAGACAGCCCAGAGTTGTGTGCTGTCCCCGCCTTCTGAATCTGAACTGCAGCAGTCACCTGGCCACTTAGAAATTGAGCAGAGCAACTTCAGTAGCATGTGGCCAGCAAACAAGGCTGCTAGCAGCAACCATCAGGAATTTGCAAGTGACATGAGGGAGGCTTCTGCATTATCAAATGAGTTTGGTGGCTCAGCAGGAGCAGATAACCTCCCAGCCTCTGGATATAGTCAAGTAAATCTGAATAGCAGCAAATTGCTATACCAAAAAAAATATGTGCCGGATAACCAACAAGTGCAGTCTGATGATTCTTATCAGTCATGCCATTTTAATAATGGAGAGGGGCGCTTTCATTTCCAACGAGGTACACTAAGTACGGATGATGGCAGACTCATTAGTTTTGATTCAGTGGGCTCACTGTCAGTTAGTTCGAGCAATTACAGTTCTTTAAGTCTAAAGTCTTGTGAAAAGGATGGTGAAGATGATATTAATGATGATTTCTTGGCCCACTGCAGTCCCAAACTAGTGATCCAACAAAGTATAGATGAAATAACCCCTTTGAAAGAGTCTACGGACCTTTTAGACATCTCCAACTTCACACCTGATAAGTTCCGTCAGTCATCGCTTTCGGAAATGTCTCCTCCAGACACCCCCAACCTTTCCCCTCAGATAACTGTGTCAGATACCAAATCGCTAAGCAATCTGAAAGGTTTTCAGGAGACCACTCAGACTGTGCTAAGCAATACTGATAAGGTCAAGTGGAACTGTGGGGTTCTCCAGACCCAAGATCAGGCAGATAGTGGGTTTACTTTAAATAATCATCAGTTTCAGTTCCATATGTTCAATGATGAAGATTCTGTTGGCCTCCTTGAAAAAAGTCCATGCTTGTCAACATTTAATGAGCCATCTGGTCAAATTAGCACCAATAGTAAAGTGTCAAAATCTAAGAGGAAAAGTTCATCCAGCAAGAATGTAGGTACAAACCAAAGTTCTCCCCAGAAAAACACCAGGAAAAAATCTCCTAAAACTAACAAAGGAACTGATAAACCACAAAGTAAGAATTCCAGGCAGACTCCCaaatcaacaaggaaagggaaaaATGCAGCTGGAGTCAATGGTGAAAAGGCTCAAGCAGCTGGCAGCAGGACAGTCAATCAGTTAAATAATACAGCCTCAACAACAAAGGCACTAGCTGAATGCATTCAGCACCGCAGCCCAACCTCTGTAAAGATAGGGAAGCATAATGGACTATCTGGTGAATGGTCACTAAGAAAAGACAATAGTACAGGCTGGTCCGAAACTAGCATAGCAAACACTAACAACCTCCTTGATGATGATCAAAGGGAATTTGAGGAACCTTCCAATATTTTATCTAACATTGCATCTGGAATGGCAGATGTTCAGAGATTTATGATGGCCTCAATCGAACCCTTGTGGGGGCCTGTAGGCCATAACAGCGTCCCAGATATATTTCGGTCGCCTGAATCTAACAGCCTGAAATTGAAAACTCTTAAAATTTTGGCAGGGACATCACAAGAGTCCAAGAAAAAGGGAAATGGTAATTCCCCGGGAACTGCGAAGAATCACAAGTCAAGCAACAAGGGCTCAAGCAAAAATAATGGCAAAGCCACAACTTGTGATCCCAGTCGCCCCAACTGTTCAACTGGGTACAATATAGACATTCACTCTCCCTTTTTTGATAAAAGCTATAGTAACCTGAGCACTTTAGGCAATAATGGACCTACCCATAAAAAGCTGTACCGTCATAAATCAAGTTCTAAATCACTGAGGGATGAGAACTGTAAAGTAAAGCGAACAGACCGTGAACAGACCCATAAGGACCCATCTGTGACAGCTTCTTTTGAAAAACTGAG ggaaTCAGACTACATTCTTCTTAAAGCAGAAACAACATCTTTGGTTTTACCTGTGTTTGAAGAAGAGACTCCTTTTTCTAGAAAGACgtttgatgtttggttttttttttggtttttgtttgtttctttcaaaatatgccttgtggTATGTTGA